One part of the Anopheles merus strain MAF chromosome 3L, AmerM5.1, whole genome shotgun sequence genome encodes these proteins:
- the LOC121599767 gene encoding trypsin 3A1-like — MKQVISLVVLGLLYANTFVSQAGAQCEEQGNDNVQVGVVQSGRIINGIGVKIDRYKFALSLRSFGQHACGASIITHSHALTAAKCVYHFQFDVSRVNLYAGSTSALIGGILIPVDKIVVHPDYKSSIIASNVASDFDVAVLTVPLFSFVGRPNMAPIALQTFDVKPGTLCHVIGWGQTIKNGPMLVNELRYASMRITSQTTCARLWSPTQLVVPNMICAKYCLGVDVCTGDNGNALVCNGKLTGIVSNSNRDCGGAKPAIFIRTEALSIRLFIQNNIQMFGK, encoded by the exons ATGAAGCAAGTGATCAGTTTAGTGGTTTTGGGATTGCTCTACGCTAATACGTTTGTATCACAAGCAGGAGCTCAATGTGAAGAACAGGGCAATGATAATGTCCAAGTCGGAGTGGTGCAATCTGGACGCATTATTAATGGCATCGGAGTGAAGATCGATAGGTACAAGTTTGCTCTAAGCCTGCGCAGCTTCGGTCAACATGCTTGTGGCGCTAGCATCATTACACATTCGCATGCCTTAACAGCGGCGAAATGTGTGTATCATTTTCAATTTGATGTTTCTAGA GTAAATCTCTACGCAGGAAGTACATCTGCTCTAATTGGTGGAATATTGATCCCGGTTGACAAAATTGTTGTTCATCCTGACTATAAATCTTCGATTATCGCATCGAATGTCGCATCTGATTTCGATGTAGCTGTTCTAACTGTACCCCTGTTTTCTTTTGTCGGTAGACCTAATATGGCTCCAATAGCATTGCAAACATTTGATGTAAAACCCGGTACTCTGTGCCATGTGATTGGATGGGGCCAAACAATTAAAAACGGTCCAATGCTGGTAAATGAATTGCGTTACGCCAGTATGAGGATTACTTCGCAGACTACTTGTGCACGCTTATGGAGTCCAACACAATTGGTTGTGCCGAA CATGATTTGTGCCAAATACTGCTTAGGAGTGGATGTCTGCACTGGTGACAACGGCAATGCGTTAGTTTGTAACGGAAAACTAACTGGAATCGTTTCGAACTCCAATCGCGACTGCGGAGGGGCTAAGCCAGCAATTTTCATTAGGACTGAGGCGTTAAGCATTCGCTTgtttattcaaaacaatatACAAATGTTTGggaaataa
- the LOC121598881 gene encoding uncharacterized protein LOC121598881 yields MEHEHESKAPPAVAQTNESQQPETGALDHRPLAPAVDSLHFRSFAPTGQDWTVNSSLEIVDRARSSTPNAPLGAGLLLREPQQRLTSEVREAPASRYTPLANSTVAGLGPLHRSSSETVPRLEHLPTTADVQQPASSQGGVSAGTVPRAADGASGAAIEDMELRPQAQDGASAGTVLRTAVGASGAAISNVHQPTPSQTGTPGRTMADKLAESSEAVAALELRMRNLTRRKLELERRELEFEEQLILAESKRIGDGFISMIDDEGNAQQGNDSVVSQQRQPRSEKYLNIADGAVDTYPFRNSIGTTLMNVNQSQLLARKASCKELPYFSGKPEEWPIFIATYETSTAACGYSDEENTLRLQRALKGKALEAVQPCLLHASNLTSVIETLRMLYGRPEIIVHSLIHRIHQMPAPRIERLETLIDFGMAVRNMCATITASGLEEYKCNVALMHELVEKLPHALRLDWARHRMQSSSATLSEFGKWIETQVKAASLITLPSLEFRPVRKLDHKSRTHHMNIHNATGLVSEGSQICLLCEATCVDLSQCEQFNRLNVNDRWATIRRLNACRKCLKIHTYGCKGKKACGKNGCEYLHHELLHNPERHSKPNEYAVATASLNAHSEVTGDVFLKYIPVIVYGRNKAITTFAFFDSGSTGTFIEHSLIEELGLEGQPHPLCLKWTGNSERDETGSIRVSLLETSGVGQNSSVHIIPKVHTVESLSLPAQTLAVTQLTKQYAHLQGLPIHAYENARPRLLIGIDNHHLVRPTRYAEGGKYEPVAAKTSLGWIVYGPRNKNSNSVNIQAIHTIHICNCGADAEANLDAAVKNFFTLESLGIVKPLETLRSKDDERALGILNAESKFNGKHYESGLLWRFDDVKLPCSRDMAMRRYKCLQKRMSKDSVLAKAVIEKMRDYERQGYIRRLSPEELSMKGPRDWFLPIFPVFNANKPGKVRVVFDAAAKAQGVSLNTYLLNGPDLLAGLLSVLLLFI; encoded by the exons ATGGAACACGAGCACGAATCGAAAGCACCTCCAGCGGTAGCACAAACGAACGAGTCTCAGCAACCTGAAACGGGAGCACTGGATCATAGGCCACTCGCACCGGCCGTGGATTCACTTCACTTCCGATCGTTCGCGCCGACTGGACAAGATTGGACGGTTAACTCGTCTTTGGAGATCGTTGACCGCGCAAGGTCATCGACCCCGAACGCACCATTAGGTGCAGGATTGTTGCTGAGGGAACCGCAGCAACGGTTGACTTCGGAGGTTCGCGAAGCCCCTGCATCGCGGTACACACCGCTTGCAAACTCTACTGTGGCAGGCCTGGGGCCTTTACATCGCTCATCCTCGGAAACCGTGCCACGGTTAGAGCACCTACCGACCACTGCGGACGTGCAACAACCAGCGTCATCGCAGGGAGGCGTTTCTGCAGGAACCGTGCCGCGGGCGGCGGACGGTGCATCTGGAGCGGCCATCGAGGACATGGAACTACGACCACAAGCGCAGGACGGCGCTTCTGCGGGAACCGTACTGCGGACGGCGGTCGGCGCATCTGGGGCAGCCATTTCGAACGTTCATCAGCCGACGCCATCGCAAACCGGCACACCCGGGAGGACGATGGCGGACAAGCTTGCGGAGTCGAGCGAAGCTGTTGCCGCCTTGGAACTTCGGATGCGAAATTTGACTCGACGAAAGCTGGAGCTTGAGAGACGAGAGCTGGAGTTTGAAGAGCAGCTGATCTTGGCTGAATCGAAGAGGATCGGCGATGGCTTCATCAGCATGATTGACGACGAAG GAAACGCACAACAGGGAAATGATTCAGTGGTCAGTCAGCAGCGTCAGCCTAGaagtgaaaaatatttaaatattgctGATGGGGCGGTTGATACTTACCCGTTCCGTAACAGCATCGGAACCACGTTGATGAATGTCAACCAGAGTCAACTTCTGGCTCGAAAGGCAAGCTGCAAGGAGTTACCGTATTTTTCCGGCAAACCTGAGGAGTGGCCCATTTTTATCGCCACATATGAAACCTCGACAGCTGCTTGTGGGTACTCCGATGAAGAGAACACTTTAAGACTGCAGCGGGCGCTTAAAGGCAAAGCTCTTGAAGCCGTTCAACCATGTTTGCTTCATGCCTCTAACCTTACTAGTGTGATAGAGACGCTGCGCATGTTATACGGTCGCCCGGAGATAATTGTGCATTCGTTAATCCACCGCATACATCAAATGCCTGCACCACGAATCGAGCGCTTGGAAACTCTAATCGATTTTGGGATGGCGGTCCGAAATATGTGTGCCACTATAACCGCTTCGGGGCTAGAAGAATATAAGTGCAACGTGGCATTAATGCACGAGTTGGTAGAAAAGTTGCCTCATGCGCTTCGGCTAGACTGGGCACGACACCGTATGCAATCGAGCTCCGCGACACTCTCGGAGTTTGGCAAGTGGATAGAAACCCAAGTTAAGGCAGCTAGTCTGATAACATTGCCATCCCTAGAATTCAGGCCAGTGAGAAAACTCGACCATAAGAGTAGAACGCATCACATGAACATACATAACGCTACGGGGTTGGTTAGTGAAGGAAGTCAAATTTGTCTACTGTGTGAGGCCACTTGTGTTGACCTGTCGCAGTGTGAGCAGTTCAACAGACTAAACGTGAATGATCGATGGGCAACTATACGCAGACTGAATGCTTGTCGGAAGTGTCTGAAAATACACACCTACGGCTGCAAAGGGAAAAAGGCTTGCGGGAAAAATGGTTGCGAGTACCTGCACCACGAACTATTACACAATCCCGAGCGCCATTCAAAACCAAACGAGTACGCGGTTGCCACAGCATCACTGAACGCGCATTCGGAGGTTACCGGTgatgtatttttaaaatacatcCCTGTAATAGTTTACGGGCGAAACAAGGCCATCACGACCTTTGCCTTTTTTGACAGTGGATCTACCGGTACCTTCATCGAGCATAGCCTAATTGAGGAGCTCGGTCTGGAAGGACAGCCCCATCCTCTGTGCCTGAAGTGGACAGGTAACTCGGAACGCGACGAAACGGGTTCAATTCGCGTGTCACTTTTGGAGACTTCAGGAGTCGGGCAAAACAGCAGTGTACATATTATCCCAAAGGTGCACACGGTGGAAAGCCTTTCTCTACCAGCCCAGACTCTGGCAGTGACACAACTGACTAAACAGTACGCACATCTACAGGGTTTGCCAATTCATGCGTACGAAAACGCTAGGCCTCGATTGCTCATTGGTATCGACAACCATCATTTGGTTCGACCGACTCGTTACGCGGAAGGTGGGAAATATGAGCCCGTTGCGGCAAAGACGTCATTGGGATGGATCGTATATGGCCCACGTAATAAGAACTCCAACAGTGTTAACATACAAGCAATACATACCATCCACATATGCAACTGCGGCGCAGATGCAGAAGCCAATCTGGACGCAGCGgtaaaaaacttttttacgCTCGAATCGCTCGGTATCGTCAAACCGTTGGAAACACTTCGTTCAAAGGATGATGAGCGAGCGTTGGGGATTCTCAACGCGGAATCGAAATTCAACGGAAAGCATTATGAATCCGGATTGCTGTGGCGTTTTGACGATGTTAAGTTGCCATGCTCTCGTGACATGGCTATGAGAAGATACAAATGCCTGCAAAAAAGAATGTCGAAAGATTCTGTATTAGCTAAGGCAGTCATTGAGAAAATGAGGGACTATGAAAGGCAGGGTTATATACGACGATTATCGCCTGAAgaactgtcgatgaaaggccCCCGAGATTGGTTTCTGCCCATATTTCCGGTTTTCAATGCGAACAAACCAGGCAAGGTTCGAGTAGTTTTCGACGCAGCGGCGAAGGCTCAGGGTGTTAGCCTCAACACATATTTACTAAATGGACCAGATCTGTTGGCAGGGCTTCTATccgtattattattatttatttaa